In one window of Fibrobacter sp. DNA:
- a CDS encoding inorganic diphosphatase, with product MAINYLDLPIGRKYPYEVDCVVEIGKDTNLKYEYDERLHVFRLDRCLLSSMSYPCTYGFIPSTKADDGDALDMLIYSPASMMTGSVCTCRVIGALDMTDGGKKDYKVLGVPVFNPRPIKDITDVDQMFLRITKNFFQNYKELEGKDVQIGEWMNAEFAREKVIVAHRAYFQNQVQIPETCYQEPEGVTNLPPEELI from the coding sequence ATGGCTATTAACTATTTGGATTTGCCTATCGGACGTAAGTATCCTTACGAAGTGGATTGCGTCGTTGAAATTGGTAAGGATACTAACCTCAAGTACGAGTACGATGAACGCCTTCACGTTTTCCGTTTGGATCGTTGCCTTCTGAGTTCCATGAGCTATCCCTGTACCTATGGTTTTATTCCCAGCACTAAGGCCGACGATGGCGATGCCTTGGATATGCTGATTTACAGCCCGGCTTCCATGATGACCGGTAGCGTTTGCACTTGCCGTGTGATTGGCGCTCTTGACATGACCGACGGCGGCAAGAAGGACTACAAGGTTTTGGGCGTGCCCGTGTTCAATCCCCGTCCGATCAAGGACATTACCGATGTAGACCAGATGTTCCTCCGCATTACCAAGAACTTCTTCCAGAACTACAAGGAATTGGAAGGCAAGGATGTTCAGATTGGTGAATGGATGAATGCTGAATTTGCCCGCGAAAAGGTGATTGTGGCTCATCGCGCCTACTTCCAGAACCAGGTGCAGATTCCTGAAACCTGCTACCAGGAACCCGAAGGCGTCACCAACCTCCCTCCGGAAGAGCTTATTTAG
- a CDS encoding BamA/TamA family outer membrane protein, with product MFHKLKRICAICTLALCSVEAAAASCADGTKIGAIRFEGLEHTKPRVVEREILHKVGDAYSAETFESEKLKLQDLDLFTDISAECETSGSSATLTYRFKEIFRWIPSPAGKSTDRDGLMIGLALANLNVLGEDIRAEVQYRTAVDPIFESNEYAFYASSPYLFGIPLGWNFEFLRTDSWDDIRGFQDDSYLADLDLDYQFSANMSLLGTLAFRSLKNAATLPEAGLGFAFDFRDSKLDSRKGVYFEYMLTHVGMGDTSDSGCNINAVENTEAAGCNGMGGENFWEYLVDARAYFSLWRFVTGTTALVRVRPGDVERYDYFYHGGANTFRGHEADSNSIGVHEALLTLEERFVLRERKPASLWGINFFYGVQLVAGLDGSLLWDEGTPSWKNYEGAVYGGLHLVIPALDRVRFEVGYSPDRGEPVFYFGLFDKTTSARWRSR from the coding sequence ATGTTTCATAAATTGAAAAGAATCTGTGCAATTTGTACCCTTGCCCTTTGCTCTGTGGAAGCGGCAGCGGCTTCTTGCGCTGATGGGACTAAGATCGGGGCTATCCGTTTCGAAGGCCTGGAACATACCAAGCCCCGTGTGGTGGAACGGGAAATTCTTCACAAGGTTGGGGACGCCTACTCCGCAGAAACCTTTGAATCCGAAAAGCTGAAACTCCAGGATCTGGACCTCTTTACCGACATTTCCGCGGAATGTGAAACCTCCGGTTCTTCCGCGACCTTGACTTACAGGTTCAAGGAAATTTTCCGCTGGATTCCGTCTCCTGCAGGCAAGTCCACTGACCGCGATGGACTGATGATAGGCCTTGCCTTGGCGAACTTGAATGTGCTGGGGGAGGACATTCGAGCCGAGGTGCAATACCGTACGGCGGTAGACCCGATTTTTGAAAGCAACGAATATGCCTTCTACGCAAGTTCTCCCTACCTGTTTGGAATTCCGCTGGGCTGGAACTTTGAATTCCTGAGGACGGACAGCTGGGACGATATCCGCGGTTTCCAGGATGACAGTTATCTGGCTGACCTGGATTTGGATTATCAGTTCTCTGCCAATATGTCCCTGCTTGGAACCTTGGCCTTTCGCTCTTTGAAGAATGCTGCAACCCTGCCCGAGGCTGGCCTTGGCTTTGCCTTTGATTTCCGCGACAGCAAGCTGGACAGCCGAAAGGGCGTGTACTTCGAGTACATGCTGACCCACGTTGGCATGGGCGATACGAGTGATTCGGGTTGCAATATTAATGCAGTTGAAAATACAGAAGCTGCTGGCTGTAACGGCATGGGTGGCGAAAATTTCTGGGAGTACCTGGTGGACGCCCGGGCATATTTCAGCCTTTGGCGATTTGTTACGGGAACCACAGCCCTTGTGCGAGTGCGCCCCGGCGATGTGGAGCGCTATGACTACTTCTACCATGGCGGTGCAAACACCTTCCGCGGTCACGAGGCCGACAGCAATAGTATCGGAGTTCACGAAGCCCTCCTGACCTTGGAAGAACGTTTTGTTCTGCGTGAGCGAAAGCCGGCTTCCTTGTGGGGAATCAATTTCTTCTATGGAGTCCAGTTGGTGGCTGGTCTTGATGGAAGCCTCCTCTGGGATGAGGGAACTCCCAGCTGGAAGAATTACGAAGGTGCTGTCTATGGTGGTCTTCATCTTGTGATTCCTGCGCTGGATCGCGTTCGCTTTGAAGTCGGTTACAGCCCAGACCGTGGTGAACCCGTCTTCTATTTTGGTTTGTTCGACAAGACGACCTCTGCTCGCTGGCGCAGCAGGTAA
- a CDS encoding DUF1248 domain-containing protein, which yields MLDFLANYWPYLILLVVIVLVIFAIRGVRKALKEGGGAFSVETIKKNTEPNFAALKQKSEALLADADMICEIKDGSSYVIPKKEDLKLFRNAVKQKYKLAMFLVPGTNKVVYFFCKTDAGVKRRIENLVINQKFREGKKPYVDVATGEKLKFPRG from the coding sequence ATGTTAGACTTTCTCGCCAACTACTGGCCCTACCTGATTCTTTTGGTAGTTATTGTCTTGGTTATTTTTGCCATCCGCGGTGTCCGCAAGGCACTGAAGGAAGGCGGTGGCGCTTTCAGCGTTGAAACCATCAAGAAGAACACCGAGCCCAACTTCGCCGCCCTCAAGCAGAAGTCCGAAGCCCTCCTGGCCGATGCCGACATGATTTGCGAAATCAAGGATGGTAGCAGCTACGTCATCCCCAAGAAGGAAGACCTGAAGTTGTTCCGCAACGCCGTTAAGCAGAAGTACAAGCTGGCCATGTTCCTGGTGCCGGGCACCAACAAGGTCGTCTACTTCTTCTGCAAGACTGACGCAGGTGTCAAGCGCCGTATCGAGAACCTGGTCATCAACCAGAAGTTCCGCGAAGGCAAGAAGCCCTATGTGGATGTGGCTACCGGCGAAAAGCTGAAGTTCCCCCGCGGCTAG
- a CDS encoding alkaline phosphatase, translating into MVRVYARMLLAAALILPASLFAKKAVFADGPFVKGNVLEEYSRIELKTAEIAAYMPATKKLFVVGDENVMEVVDLSDAKNPRRIESFMLDGEATSVTAHGNFVAVSLLADPAWERGNVELLEVTEGAVRKMGVYGVCFHPDMLTFTPDGKKILVACEGEPSEDKLHDPEGGIAILDMDLISQGKNPVITIPLHEADFEPEYITVSKDSKTAWVSLQENNALVRVDVEHAHVDTIFDLGFVDHTQKGFALDAVKDGKIRIENANIRSLRQPDGIKAFEVNGKTYVATANEGEDGAKANPRFAETVCGKDPNCKLMYGTRSISIFDGTTGKLVWDSGEQLERTFAEVAPEYFNWNSKKGKKKVDARSDDKGCEPENITVGNLKGADGKIRRLAFVGLERMSGIATFDFTDIGVNGKMPKLVGYYMDPKDRGPEGVLFISAEESPVAGTALLVVGYEYSKTLVIYKVK; encoded by the coding sequence ATGGTTCGAGTCTATGCCCGAATGCTCCTAGCGGCTGCCTTGATTTTGCCCGCCTCCTTGTTTGCAAAGAAGGCGGTTTTTGCTGATGGCCCTTTTGTTAAGGGAAATGTCCTTGAAGAGTACTCCCGCATTGAGTTGAAGACGGCTGAAATTGCCGCCTATATGCCTGCTACGAAAAAGCTGTTCGTGGTGGGGGACGAGAACGTGATGGAGGTGGTGGACCTGTCCGACGCCAAGAATCCAAGACGTATTGAGTCCTTTATGCTGGATGGGGAAGCTACCAGCGTCACGGCCCACGGAAATTTTGTGGCGGTGAGCCTGCTTGCAGACCCTGCCTGGGAACGAGGGAACGTAGAACTGCTTGAGGTTACAGAGGGCGCGGTCCGTAAGATGGGCGTGTATGGAGTCTGCTTCCATCCCGACATGCTGACCTTTACTCCCGATGGCAAGAAAATCCTGGTTGCCTGCGAAGGCGAACCCAGCGAAGACAAGTTGCACGATCCCGAGGGTGGAATCGCCATTCTGGATATGGACTTGATTTCTCAAGGTAAAAATCCCGTGATAACGATTCCTCTCCACGAAGCGGATTTTGAACCGGAATACATTACGGTTTCAAAGGATTCGAAGACTGCCTGGGTAAGCCTGCAGGAAAATAATGCGCTTGTTCGTGTGGATGTGGAACACGCTCATGTGGATACGATATTTGACTTAGGCTTTGTGGATCATACCCAAAAGGGTTTTGCCTTGGACGCGGTAAAGGATGGCAAAATCCGCATCGAAAATGCGAACATCCGAAGCCTTCGCCAGCCCGATGGAATCAAGGCCTTTGAAGTGAATGGCAAGACTTACGTGGCTACTGCTAATGAAGGGGAGGATGGTGCCAAGGCGAATCCTCGATTTGCAGAAACAGTTTGCGGTAAGGATCCAAACTGCAAACTGATGTACGGGACCCGTTCCATTTCCATCTTTGACGGAACCACGGGAAAGCTTGTATGGGATTCCGGGGAACAGCTGGAAAGAACTTTCGCAGAAGTTGCGCCGGAGTATTTCAACTGGAATTCCAAGAAAGGAAAGAAGAAGGTGGATGCCCGCAGTGATGACAAGGGCTGCGAACCGGAAAATATTACAGTGGGAAACTTGAAGGGCGCTGATGGAAAAATTCGTCGGTTGGCCTTTGTTGGATTGGAACGCATGAGTGGTATCGCCACCTTTGACTTTACGGATATTGGAGTCAACGGCAAGATGCCGAAGTTGGTTGGTTACTACATGGACCCCAAGGATCGCGGTCCCGAAGGCGTACTTTTTATTTCTGCAGAAGAAAGCCCCGTTGCAGGCACCGCTCTGCTTGTTGTGGGCTACGAATACAGCAAGACCCTTGTGATTTATAAAGTGAAGTAA